The Notolabrus celidotus isolate fNotCel1 chromosome 16, fNotCel1.pri, whole genome shotgun sequence genomic sequence GTTTTATGTCAGCAATACCAAAGAGTTGTATTTCTTGCTGTTAAAACATACAGCTCACTTTACTTATTAATGAATCAAGACTTCTTTCAGCAACCAGAACTCATAAGATCTTTCCCAAGTATATAGGAACAGACAAATACAGAAGTAAAACGCCAAATTCCCGCTGtatacataaaaacaagacatgaagAGGAagtattagattttttttttctcaaattcagacaaaaaatgtaaagttcaacaaaatatttttttaaaaatgtataagtgTGACTGTGATGCACATTCACACCTCTAAATTAAGATaatatttaagatttatttaagttttatgttaatttttttttttgcatgtgcacattttaaatattagaCCCTCTTTAATATGAATGTATTAATCCTGTATTTAGATATACTTTAAGTTCCTATTAGGACCTTTTAGCAGATGATCAAACAATCAAATGAAAGCTGATGGCTCTTTATGTTctaaaaatgcaaacaagaccTTGAGTGATgagattgattatttctttatagAGATATTCAGTGATTTGTAATACTGTCACTGGCGTCAGAGCTATGGTAAGGTGCAGAAATACTCTTGACTGACATGTTTTCATGGCAGAGTGCCACAGTGAGTAGAACATTTGGCTGTTTGTCCTCTGAACTTAGGAtttaatacagaaataaaacagagatcGGCTCCTTCCACAGGATATCAACAAAGAGGAGACGTTGTTGGAGAAGGAACAGAGCCAGTTCCCAATACTCCAAACTCTGATAGCTGAAAAACAGCTCTGGACCTCAGCGCTGAACTTCCAAATCATGTCAAATGAGTGGATGTACGGTGGGTAATTCACAGTGGCCATTTCTTCTAAAAGGTACAGCAAGAATGCATTTTATGTTCAGCTGGTACAATTCAAATGAAAGagagcaatcaatcaatcaatcgatcaatcattctttattcttatagcgccaaatcacaacaaacgttatctcaagacgctttcacaAAACATAGCAGGtatagaccatactctgttctattattaacaaagagccaacattaagacaggataagatccagtcacCTCtttcagacaggactcagtctgatctcaccttaatccaccatgagcattgcaccttgtggtatttagctagttaaagcggcaaggaaaaacttacttttacagtttttctcgattgttaacacacattttctgaaagcatgcctcatactctcagaactctccacaggaataaaaaaacacacataatgGGAAAAACCCCTTAATTCtcttgcaaaatgaaactttcctttcaaaacaatgttatttcttcttaaaatggtattttgttttcaaatgacacacacaaaccaccatatgaatagacatttataagaaccagttgaacactgatgtgtgttaaatatgtgtgtaaaatattttagaatattgtttttatacacaaaacacaaatacagggtaacaaatatattttaccccccccccccccaaaaaaaaaaaaaacagtgtacatcccaaccaacacaacattgcacatacagtggtctacatacaaaacaacagaagaatttactgtatacagtaacagtaaaaaaaaaacccaaaaaaaacaatgctgcatcctctcttctgtttgggtctggccacagcacctcatccatataacaagcaatgttttccctggccaagcagctggggaaataaagctctgtttgctaattgtaaaactgtatgacaggtgtttgcccatgtgatgagtcagtgtgcatagtagggcaattaactttagattttgagagagagagagagagagagagagagagagagagagagagagagagagagagagagagagagagagagagagagagagagactgattagtagtagtagttgttgctaCTGCAGGCTGTCTAAGGCAGCAACTCAGggggaacctacgggacaatgGCACTCAGGGActacagaaaggtctatggttagtaactttaatgggacagggagagttaaagtaagtgtgtcagctcccctggcagtctaagcctatagcagcataactaagtcaaagcctgagccagctctaactataagctttatcataaagaaAAGTTAtcaggagaggggcctgataactgaaggctccaTCTCTCATACTACTTtgagagactttaggtacgacaagcaggcctgcatgttgacAGCGTAGTgctctagaggggtaataaggcactatgagctctttaccTGTAATCACTGCGTAAGCTCCTCCCACCAAATGACACTCCAAACATTTTgctgagctggagctggagagtCATCACTGAAGTTCAAACAGGATGCTTGGTTGTTTCCACATTGCTTTACTTCTTTTGTCTTAAAACTTCCAGGTCCGTTTCTCAGCTTGGATGCTGAGAAAATCTCATATGAGCTGGATGTCATGTGGAGGACGATGGACGAGCTGACTCAGACCTTCTCCAGTCTTCTAAAGCCTTGCAGTATGGCCGAAAGCTTCAAAAGAAAGATACACCAGTTTAAGGAGCACCTTCTTATCCTGACCACCATCTGCAACCCAGGAATCAAAGCCCGTCACTGGGAGAAGGTCACGTGAATTAATTTCTCTGTTTGATTCATTAGCTCAGGTGACACAGAGACTTATCCAGTGTCAGATTCACTTTGTAAGGACTAAGTGTCCTGTGTCTCCTGTGATCCGTGAAGCCGGTGTGAATAATTTCTGACTCTTTTGTCTGTCTCCAGATTAGCAGCATTTAGGCTGTGATGTAAAACCGGATGTGACCAGTTCACTGCTGAACATGCTGGGGCTGGGGCTTTCAAAGTTCTCTGATAAGTGAGACACTTTCATGACAATATACCATGCTGGAATATGTGTAAAGAGCCAAATGAGTATACTGTGTTCAGAGGAAACCATGGCTTTATTTTATATTGATCACACTTTCATGATTTGAAAGTGGTTCATTTAATTCTTTACTCTGCCCTAGACTGGAAGAGATTGGTGCTTTAGCCAGTAAGGAGTACTCCCTGGAAAAATCcatggaggagatgaaaaacGAATGGGCTGATCTCCGGTTGTCCTTCACTCCATACAGAGATACAGTATGACTGGATAATCACACACATGATTTTTGTAGaaatgaaaattgaagaaatttgtttttaatttaaactgcCTATTACTTTTTACACAGAGCAATAGCATCACAGTGTACTAAATACTCGTCATATTTTATCACAGGGTACAAATATTGTGTCAGCAGTGGATGACATCCAAGTGCTACTTGGTGACcacatcattaaaacacagacGATGAGAGGTTCCCCTTTCATTAAGCCAATAGAGACTGAGTGTAAGGTGAGATACTCCCTTTTAAAATACAGCTCTACATCACATTTCTaaatatttcaaagtaaaaactaCAGATAAATCACACATATTACTCACACTGCTTGACGACAGATAAGGCATGTATCTTCAAATGCCTTACAAGCAGCTACCAGTGAAGCCCTTTCAAATTAAACACGCTCAcatgataaatagataagtgaaagatccctagaagagagaggagtttgtgttttctgtatgcTCAAATCTGCCGACTAGAGCCACAAAAGCATCTCTTACGTTGTGAAGAAGAGGTGGCTTGGGCACAATTTCATGCCAGAACAAGTAACAAAATTGCCTGCTCTTTGAAAACACAATCTCATCTTTACCACTCTATAAACCAGAGAATGTGGAGTTTTTGTGGCAATAAAATAACCATAAACAGGCCTGGAACAGCCTGTACAATGCATCTAGGATAATAGAATTACTTTGTGGCAATCATTTGGATCCACATCTATTTTTGTGAACTTGAATTCAAATGGCAACCACCTTAAAGTATTTTgattgtacatttttatttttaatcatgcaTTTCTTTAGGTACAGTTTGCTTTTAAGAGACACTGTGTCACTTTGAAAGTCatacttaaagctactgtgaggagtttttagttggctataaaacagactgaaattcatACTGATACCTGTATATAAACcaataaaacaagcaaacaagaacgttagcataaagactgactatttctttttatatatatggCTCCCAACTGGTGGGCGGTAGGTGCCAGTCCAAATTATCAACTgcatgcagcaaaaaaataaatcattttccatggaaaagatCTTCGTACATACATATTAATAACATGCTTGAATGCCTCCAGGATTCTAATATGTTTCTAGACGACATTCAAAAAGGCCTCGATACTTACCTGGAGAAGAAGAGGCTTGATTTCCCAAGGTTTGACTACAACTACAAGCTCTACTTACAAATGAAAGAGAGCACTTATATCCACGTAATTTCAAAGAACACTCTGTGAATGTTTTGTTGCTATATGTGCTGTTAtgaaattaatataatataaagttACATTTGCATCTTTGAAACATCTTTCTTACATTGAAATGTCTTCACTATCATCCAGCACAATCTTGTGGCTCTCAGTAATGGCTTTGTAGGAATAAACCCCCCCAACaagatgcattgtgggatttaTACTTGGGCTAATACCGCTCAACTGCGGTTCTACTGAAAGTACAgataggcccaatctcaatgtcctccctgaacccttagccctgagcccttcttcaCTTCATTGATGTCACCTGGAAAGTTTTCTGAGTTGCGTTCtacatttatacttacaggTAAACGTTTTTGTAACACCAACATTGGTTGTACCTTTAATGCTTCTTGTTTAccgtctctcttttttatttcatgttaccGTTCGTTTTCCCTTCCATGCTCGCAGGCTTCCCCAgggaatcctgtgtttcacaccacaatgctatgaactatgggtaattcccttacgctaagtctgcaaaaatgcccattTTCGAAAAGGGgcatccctcacacacttgaagatttgaTAGTGGAAAAATCCTATAAGCCCTCCCGGACTTTGCGGGAACTAGCCTTAAAGtcaatgagtgtgtgagtgtggacattgagatcaGGCCTAGGAGCAACAACaactaaataaaacaggaaactcttCACACAAACGAATTACAACACAAGCCATGAAAAACTTCAACCACAAGAAAGACATAAGGTCAGCTTATCAACATAATAatacacagggaggaaacaagactgaaacacaaaataaattggaaaataaaacaggtaatcaATGACATAATACAAAACAAGGACAACACAAACTAAACagaagcaactcatgacaaggACATGGCCATCACTGGCATGATCAGCTGTGAGAAAGAGGCTGTTCCCTTCACAAAGATTTACCCAGCCTATAGAAAGGTAAACAACAGAGATTTTACACattgtttcagtattttttaagttattatttttcttatgtTAACAGGTTCACTTTTCCAAAAATAATCTGCTGGATATTTTTGGtggattgtttttattatttttttagggTATGGTTGAGAAGTTGTTGCTTCAGGTAGAGAATCTCATGAGCAAGAGCATTCATCCATCAAGGAGCGATTCAGTACagtctacggtggccctgaagggcaaaacacaacattgcagaaaacacaacatttcacgaaacacaacaacattatctgattatttttggtttttaaaCAGACTTCAGTTCTTTAAATTTGAATTACAACGTGGGGTGATAAAATCTCCATCATATCATGTTTTCTGCTTGTAGCTGCCCAGAAAAAAAGTGGGTGTTGCATTGGCctggccaagctgtcatctgTGCCTCCTCCATATTTTGGACCACTGATGTATCTGAAGTATCCAGCACAATTCTCTGCCTGTCAGCACCAGTACATGCAGTCCACTGCTAACTTCCTTATTCAATAACAAATTCTCAGCCAAAAAAAAACTGCGTTCTACTCTCAACTGTGTCTAATTATCATTCCAACAAAGGCCTATGTGGAGAAGTGAAACGCCCAGATTTCTGACAATGTGGAGCTGGTGCGTGGGAAGCTGCCAGCAGGTGCAGGGATGACCATCGATGCTCTGACTGTCCTAGATATTCAATGTAATTGATCTGTCATTGTAAATGTATgaaatctgttcttttgcttGGAGAATGTCATGCTGTTATTTTTTACTCCCCTAGCTCAAGATGTGGCCAAACTAGCAGAGGACCGGATCTCCTTGCTGAATGACTTTGCGTTGATTTCTCAGCTGTGTTACTTGTGGGAGGATGGGGAAGTGATGCTGCATATGATCACCACCTGCTTGAAATATCTAGACAATTCCCCCCATCTCGTCATCCCACTGCCTACTGACCGCTGCTATCGGTATCTTATGATTTATAGCCTACCTTtgactatccatccatccatccatccatcttcttccacttatccTGGTCCGGgttgcgggggcagcagcctcagcaggaaAGCCCAGACACTCTTCTCcctggccacttccaccagctcttctgggaggatacggaggcgctcccaggccagctgacagatataatctcgccagccTATCCCGGGCCTTccctgtggcctcctcccagacggacatgcccgaaacacctccccagggagacgtccgggaggcatcctaaccagatgcctgaaccacctcatctggctcctctcgatccggaggagcagcggctctactctgagcctctcccggatgtctgagctcctaaccctatctctaaggtcgagcccagccaccctgcagagaaagcccATTTCGGTCGCTTGTATTCgtgatctcgttctttcggtcactacccacagctcgtgaccataggtgagggctGCAatgtagattgaccggtaaattgagagctttgccttctgactcagctctctcttcaccacaacagacatGTATAGTGTCCGCATCActgccgccccgatccgtctgtcaatctcgcgctccctcttctcctcacttgtgaacaagaccccaaggtacttaaactcctccgcctggggcaaagtcTCTCCTCCGACCCCAagtgggcaagccacccttttcctacttagcaccatggcctcagacttagaggtgctgatcctcatccctgctgcttcacactcagctgcaaaccgtcccagtgcgagctggaggtcacagTTCGATGAACCCAATAAGACGACATcctctgcaaagagcagagatggaatcccAAAGCCACCGAAACAGacaccctccgccacttggctgcgcctagaaattctgtccataaaagttatgaacagaaccggtgacaaagggcagtcctggcggagtccaaccccaacTGGGAATGAATTCAACTTACTGCTGGCAATGCGAACCAAACTCTGGCTCcaacaatacagagactgaatggccagtagcaacaggccatccactccatattcccggagcaccccccaaaggatacctcgggggacacggtcgtaagccctctccaagtccacaaagcacatgtggactggttgggcaaactcccatgccccctccagcaccctcccgagggtgtagagctggtccagtgttccatggccaggacgaaaaccgcattgttcctcctgcacacgaggttcaaccaacagccggactctcctctccagcaccctagagtagacttttccagggaggctgaggagtgtgatccccctaAAGTTGGAACACATCCTCTGGTCCCCCTTCTTGAAAAGGGGAACCACCACACCCATCTGCCACACCAGAGGCACAGTCCATGATGTCCATGCAACATTGCAGAGACTACTAACTTTGACTATTGATGCTTAATAAAATGTTGTGGGGaaaaatacaatacagtacTCTTTATTCATTGTTTTGACTTTGTTGTATAGCAGAACTCTGATGGGGGCTTCAAAGTTGAACTTGGGGGGAGAACCTGAGGGTCCTGCAGGAACTGGCAAGACAGATACTACAAAGGATCTAGCAAAAGCACTGGCCAAAAAAGGACATCCAAATGGATTACAGTTAACCACTGATCTGCATTTTacccttcacttttttttgttgttgaagggAGTTCTTCTAAGGGCAGGCTCAGTCTGGAGCGTGGGCCTGCTTTGATGAGTTCAATCGCATGGAGATGAGCTCAACTGTTGTTAAATTGACCAAATCCAACCTATTATCTGTTATTATCAAAATGTCCAAATACCCTGTCTGCTGTTCTGCTCTGAGAattgtgaacattttttttaacaccagaTTAAACAATACCTAGATGTTTCTCCTGTTAAAGGTGTATGATAGTAGACAATGTGAACCCTTCATTAAAGAATCAGTCCAGGAGTCAGTATAGATTTAGAATCAAGTTAGAATCTTTTGCTCAGAAACCAAGCCAAATATAGATCAATCCCcactcagcaggatgcagagagGCTTCTTGGCTTTTATACCAAGTTGATTGGATTATTTTTAATACCCTTCAAAGTGTGGGAACAAATAGAATGATTGACAGATTGCTCCTCTCACAAAGGACTGCCATCatttcttatcctgtcttgcCTTTTTGCAAAAATTGaccattttaaaatatgaagttgaAACTGTATGGTTAACCTGAAAAGTGGAGATTTATTTCTAACCATTGCTGAAGTATTTACCAAGTAATGATTTACAGCAGACTCCTGACGAAAGTTCAAACATAAGCATAAGTTACAACTTAAATATTTCACCTAGCTCATAGTGGGTGTGTAAGTCACTGTTTGTGGCGcattgtttttgaaacatggaGGAGCAGAGGGTTTTACCGGCTGTGCTGCATCAACATGTTCTGGATCATATCCTTTAAAGATGTATGATGACTTTGATCTGCCTTATACACACATGTTGCATGTAATTTCATTTGCACATTTTTGACAGTTGTTACTTATTAGCAATAATATCAGCACACAACTACACTTGAGTCACAGGCCCTTTCTCAAACCGATCCCTCCCCACTTCCACTCAGATACGGAGTGACCTCAGTTTGGAGTCACACTCACAGCTGAATGGAGCACCCGTCACCTAGGTGGAGCGATCAGACACAGCAACAAGCTTTGAGACAAACTCTCCTCACTCCTGTGGAAGCAGAGACTTAATGTAACCATGGTTACATTCCACACAAATAATGAGTAGTTTACATAAATAGATGTTTGGCAGACTCACAAAAATCTCTCCACAGCATGAGAAATACTGCTCATCTTCTTTGGTGGCATTTCTGTTTTGTAAACatcttattattttcaatctgctgtttattatgtgtttgtttttggaagtatcccagctttaaatataaaacactccacaatataaataaataaagtgaataaGTGTTTTCAAGAACGGAACAAGGTTGATTAGATCCTGGATGTATTGTACACTTTTAGATTTTTACACTTTGCATGATTGTATTGTTTGATCTTGATAAAGTGGTTTCTGTCTGTGCAGATTACAACACAGAAATGTCATTTACAGAGTGTCTCCCATTACATGGCAAACAATTAATAGCACTACACCAGGTCAGTAAGCCAGTATTGGTGCAGACTCATTGTTAGAGGGTCTAACAACACGCTCTCACTCCAGACTCAGAGGTGTTGGATGGCATCCAATGTGGCAGACCCTCCACTTGAACGCACAAATGGAGGGGAAATGTGTagggagggaaggggggagCAGTTTTGGAAAGGCCCACAGACTGATGACCTTCgtgaggcgtttttcgaccgcaggaattttaccccggaactagggactttacccctgaactacgtacgtttcgaccggaggaaccagggtctaaatttagttcaggggtagataatctcccccctgaaaagcccatgcttggggggtagtacttttcaaaggtcctgggactttcg encodes the following:
- the LOC117828365 gene encoding dynein heavy chain 3, axonemal-like — protein: MSNEWMYGPFLSLDAEKISYELDVMWRTMDELTQTFSSLLKPCSMAESFKRKIHQFKEHLLILTTICNPGIKARHWEKISSI